From a single Anaerolineales bacterium genomic region:
- a CDS encoding DUF58 domain-containing protein — protein MSRSDLISAFVFLLLIAALLTMQGGLLILAIPLILYLSWGMLSFPEESHLEISRSIHPERANPGDLVTVKVAVQNHGRSLTEAVIDDVLPDGVTMHSGSSRHLFNLPKGGTVGFEYVLSALRGTYHFKETRVELGDALGLTHRVKQLPVQGQLFIVPNIPRLKHIAIRPRRTRVYTGNIPARAGGSGTEFFGVRNYQPGDPPRSVNWRASARHGDFYSNEFQQERAADVGIILDARLQSNVFAGKRSMLDHSIIAVAALADAFLMQGNRVGMAVQGSMLRWTFPAYGKVQRERIMQELTHVHLEEAQTFSGLPRLSFSLFPPRSQIVLVSPLITDPLTADDLDVLIQWRARGYQVMAIIPDSATFELAGLPPTDETRLAGRIVSLERRAALRRLLHAGIQVVEWDVAKPFDRAVTPYLSRIPLGGMIERTP, from the coding sequence ATGAGCCGTTCGGATCTCATCTCCGCATTTGTATTTCTGCTGTTGATCGCCGCCCTTTTGACTATGCAGGGCGGACTGCTCATCCTTGCCATTCCGCTGATCCTTTACCTGAGCTGGGGCATGTTGAGCTTTCCGGAGGAAAGCCATTTGGAGATCAGCCGCTCGATCCATCCTGAAAGAGCGAATCCGGGCGACCTTGTGACCGTGAAGGTTGCCGTGCAGAATCATGGCAGATCCCTGACCGAGGCGGTGATCGATGATGTACTACCGGACGGAGTGACGATGCATTCCGGTTCTTCCCGCCATCTTTTCAACCTGCCCAAAGGGGGCACTGTGGGCTTTGAGTATGTCCTTTCCGCCCTGCGCGGAACATATCATTTCAAGGAAACGCGGGTTGAACTTGGCGATGCATTGGGGTTGACGCATCGTGTCAAACAACTGCCCGTGCAGGGGCAGTTGTTCATCGTCCCCAATATTCCCCGCCTGAAACATATCGCCATTCGACCGCGCCGGACCCGCGTTTATACGGGGAATATCCCGGCACGCGCCGGCGGATCAGGCACCGAATTTTTCGGCGTGCGCAACTACCAGCCCGGCGACCCGCCGCGTTCGGTCAATTGGCGCGCCAGCGCCCGCCATGGGGATTTCTATTCGAATGAATTCCAGCAGGAACGCGCAGCGGACGTGGGCATTATTTTGGACGCCCGCCTGCAATCGAATGTATTTGCGGGCAAACGCTCCATGCTCGATCATTCCATCATTGCCGTGGCGGCACTGGCGGATGCTTTCTTGATGCAGGGGAACCGGGTCGGGATGGCGGTCCAAGGATCCATGCTGCGCTGGACATTTCCCGCTTATGGCAAAGTTCAACGGGAACGGATCATGCAGGAGCTTACCCATGTACATCTTGAAGAGGCTCAGACCTTTTCAGGATTGCCCCGTTTATCTTTCAGCCTGTTTCCGCCGAGATCCCAGATCGTTCTGGTCAGCCCGTTGATCACAGACCCATTGACCGCCGACGATCTGGATGTTTTGATCCAATGGCGCGCACGCGGTTATCAGGTGATGGCGATCATTCCCGATTCGGCAACTTTTGAACTGGCGGGACTGCCTCCCACGGATGAAACACGCCTGGCTGGGCGGATCGTCTCCCTTGAGCGCCGTGCAGCACTGCGCCGTCTGTTGCATGCCGGCATTCAGGTCGTGGAGTGGGATGTGGCGAAACCTTTCGATCGTGCGGTCACACCCTATTTGAGCCGCATACCCCTGGGAGGAATGATCGAGAGGACGCCATGA